The Streptomyces sp. NBC_00691 genome has a segment encoding these proteins:
- a CDS encoding MbtH family protein encodes MTNPFENADGRYLVLVNDEGQYSLWPDFAEVPAGWEVALGESDRQACLDHIEAHWTDMRPKSLVRAMAS; translated from the coding sequence ATGACGAACCCGTTCGAGAACGCCGACGGCCGCTACCTCGTCCTCGTGAACGACGAGGGCCAGTACTCCCTGTGGCCGGACTTCGCCGAGGTCCCGGCCGGCTGGGAGGTCGCCCTCGGGGAGAGCGACCGCCAGGCGTGCCTCGACCACATCGAGGCCCACTGGACGGACATGCGCCCCAAGAGCCTCGTCCGCGCGATGGCGTCCTGA
- the ccrA gene encoding crotonyl-CoA carboxylase/reductase, with protein MTRELYALGETPPLGEVPRFMHAGVIRRERYGPPEQSIQVETVEVPPVGRGQVLIWVMAAGINYNGVWAGLGTPADVIADRQRAGDPLDFHIAGSEGAGVVWAVGDGVKQLKVGDHVIVGGVAWDESAPDIRLGTDPTASRSQRAWGYESNHGSFAQFTVADEYQCHKKPPHLTWEEAGCFLGGGSTSYRMLMGWHPHTVRPGDPVLVWGGAGGLGSMAIQIVKYFGGIPVAVVSDEDKFDYCKRLGAHGVINRNEFDHWGRLPDSSDTVAYREWLSGVRSFGRAFWDALGERRDPAIVLEHPGRATLPTSVYVCDRAGMVVTCAGTSGYNGDIDLRFLWMFQKRLQGSHAANVRQTAAIIELVAAGHIDPCLSLALPFDEIGRAHQMVYENKQPPGNVAVLVNAPEPGLTDMR; from the coding sequence ATGACCCGGGAGTTGTACGCGCTGGGGGAGACTCCCCCCCTGGGCGAGGTGCCCCGCTTCATGCACGCCGGCGTGATCCGCCGCGAGCGGTACGGGCCACCCGAGCAGTCGATCCAGGTCGAGACGGTGGAGGTGCCCCCGGTCGGCCGCGGGCAGGTCCTCATCTGGGTGATGGCCGCCGGCATCAACTACAACGGCGTCTGGGCCGGACTCGGCACCCCCGCCGACGTCATCGCCGACCGCCAACGGGCCGGCGACCCGCTCGACTTCCACATCGCCGGATCCGAGGGAGCCGGCGTGGTCTGGGCCGTCGGCGACGGAGTGAAGCAGCTGAAGGTCGGTGACCACGTCATCGTCGGCGGCGTCGCCTGGGACGAGTCGGCCCCCGACATCCGCCTCGGCACCGACCCGACGGCCTCCCGCTCCCAGCGGGCCTGGGGCTACGAGTCGAACCACGGCTCCTTCGCCCAGTTCACCGTGGCCGACGAGTACCAGTGCCACAAGAAGCCCCCGCATCTCACCTGGGAGGAGGCCGGCTGCTTCCTCGGCGGCGGCTCCACCTCGTACCGCATGCTCATGGGCTGGCACCCGCACACGGTCCGGCCGGGCGACCCCGTCCTCGTCTGGGGCGGCGCCGGCGGCCTCGGCTCCATGGCGATACAGATCGTGAAATACTTCGGCGGAATTCCCGTCGCCGTGGTGTCGGACGAAGATAAATTCGACTACTGTAAGCGTCTGGGGGCGCACGGCGTCATCAATCGGAATGAATTCGACCACTGGGGTCGGCTGCCCGATTCGAGCGACACCGTCGCCTACCGGGAATGGCTCTCGGGGGTCCGTTCCTTCGGCCGCGCCTTCTGGGACGCGCTCGGCGAGCGCAGGGACCCCGCCATCGTCCTGGAGCATCCGGGCCGGGCCACCCTCCCCACCTCGGTCTACGTCTGCGACCGGGCCGGCATGGTCGTCACCTGCGCCGGCACCAGCGGCTACAACGGCGACATCGACCTGCGGTTCCTCTGGATGTTCCAGAAGCGGCTACAGGGCTCGCACGCCGCCAACGTACGCCAGACCGCGGCGATCATCGAGCTCGTCGCGGCCGGCCACATCGACCCTTGCCTCAGCCTCGCCCTGCCGTTCGACGAGATCGGCCGGGCGCACCAGATGGTCTACGAGAACAAGCAGCCGCCCGGCAACGTGGCGGTCCTCGTGAACGCGCCGGAACCCGGCCTAACGGATATGCGCTGA
- a CDS encoding ABC transporter ATP-binding protein: MTHPTDDTDRGSWTGRLARRCLRHRRSVLVAVLAALLGTATSALVPLVTMVIVDDVVLRPARSAALWTGALLAVAALGYLAAHLRRHHAGRLAADVQHDLRVDLIRSLSRLDGVRRDELSTGQLLGRSSGDLNMVFGLVSTLPTAISSAALLLVSLVLIALLSPLLALVALALVPALWFIGRRSRTWLYPATWYAQNQAAAVAGVVASSTAGIRVVKGFGQEQRERDRLADAARRLFAGRMRAVRLNARYGPALQCVPSLGQVGALAVGGWLAARGELSLGALLAFSSYLAQLVGPVKTLAALLTMGQQAGAGIERVLEVIDTRPVLTEGTARLPEEGPLGVEFDHVTFAYGAGRPVLTDLSLRIEPGETLALVGAPGSGKSTLALLLSRFHDVSEGAVRIGGADVRDLTYASLRGAVAGVPEDAALLTGTVREAIAYGRPDATDAEIHAAARTAQAHTFVTALPDGYATVLGERGALSGGQRQRLALARALAATPRVLFLDDATSAVDARVEQRIHDALRDRAGDRTTLIVARRRSTLALADRIAVLDHGRIVDHGTHHELAARCPLYRTILQHEPATAPGDEAAAPPQAPAGHGKRPAPTIPKTATAPHSAAARMQARVAALPPALDLPGVDEAAAARDPRTHGDGEFGLRHLLRGHRLPLALGLALVVTDALAGLTLPLVLRQGIEGGAHRLALGVVATASLTALALVLAQYAVQWAAVRVTGRTGERLLYGLRIRVFAHLHRLGLDHFENEASGRTLTRMTTDVDSLSSFLQTGLIGVLVSLLTLAGVLVALGAADAGMLLVVLAVLPPIALATVVFRRASARSYADARERLAVVNGALQESAAAMRTVQAFRREDSVVTAFARHSDAYRRARVRGQLLSARYFPFIQLLAACVTAVVLAVGAHRVAAGTMTVGALVAYLLYLDLFFVPVQQLSQLFDGYQQAQVSLLRIRDLLRLRSTTPNAADARPVRSLGGELVFDDVDFHYRDGRPALTGIRLRIPQGQTVAFVGTTGAGKSTLVKLAARFHDPTRGTVRVDGTDLRDLDLTAYRKRLGVVPQEPYLFAGTVREAIAYGRPDATDAEVTDAARRVGAHDTLSALDSGYDHRVTEGGHNLSAGQRQLVSLARAELVRPDILLLDEATAALDLATEALVNRATERLVSGRTALIVAHRLSVASRADRIVVVDDGRIREDGTHDELLALDGIYAALWRASQGHPPAAVPAPHPATLTHDSYERNAS, translated from the coding sequence ATGACGCACCCCACCGACGACACCGACCGGGGTTCCTGGACCGGGCGGCTCGCCCGCCGCTGTCTGCGCCACCGGCGCAGCGTGCTCGTCGCGGTCCTCGCCGCGCTCCTCGGAACCGCGACCAGCGCCCTCGTCCCCCTCGTCACCATGGTGATCGTCGACGACGTCGTCCTGCGCCCCGCCCGCTCCGCCGCCCTGTGGACCGGAGCCCTGCTCGCCGTCGCCGCGCTCGGCTACCTCGCCGCCCACCTCCGCCGCCACCACGCCGGACGGCTCGCCGCCGACGTCCAGCACGACCTGCGGGTCGACCTGATCCGGTCGCTCTCCCGCCTGGACGGCGTACGCCGCGACGAACTGAGCACCGGTCAGCTCCTCGGCCGCTCCTCCGGAGACCTCAACATGGTCTTCGGGCTCGTCTCCACCCTGCCCACGGCGATCTCCAGCGCGGCCCTCCTCCTCGTCTCCCTCGTCCTCATCGCGCTGCTCTCCCCGCTCCTCGCCCTGGTCGCACTCGCCCTCGTCCCCGCCCTGTGGTTCATCGGCCGACGCAGCCGCACCTGGCTCTACCCCGCGACCTGGTACGCCCAGAACCAGGCCGCCGCCGTCGCCGGAGTCGTCGCCAGCTCCACCGCCGGCATCCGCGTCGTCAAGGGATTCGGCCAGGAACAGCGGGAGAGAGACCGGCTCGCCGACGCCGCCCGGCGGCTCTTCGCCGGCCGGATGCGCGCCGTACGGCTCAACGCCCGCTACGGGCCCGCCCTCCAGTGCGTCCCCTCCCTCGGACAGGTCGGCGCCCTCGCCGTCGGCGGCTGGCTCGCGGCCCGCGGCGAACTCAGCCTCGGCGCCCTCCTCGCCTTCTCCTCCTACCTCGCCCAGCTCGTCGGCCCCGTCAAGACGCTCGCCGCGCTGCTCACCATGGGCCAGCAGGCCGGCGCCGGGATCGAGCGGGTCCTCGAAGTGATCGACACCCGCCCGGTGCTGACCGAGGGCACGGCACGGCTCCCCGAAGAAGGCCCCCTCGGCGTCGAGTTCGACCACGTCACCTTCGCCTACGGCGCCGGCCGGCCCGTCCTCACCGACCTCTCGCTCCGCATCGAACCCGGCGAGACCCTGGCCCTCGTCGGCGCCCCCGGGTCGGGCAAGTCCACCCTCGCCCTGCTCCTCTCCCGGTTCCACGACGTCTCCGAGGGAGCCGTGCGGATCGGCGGCGCCGACGTCCGCGACCTGACCTACGCCTCCCTGCGCGGCGCCGTCGCCGGCGTCCCCGAGGACGCCGCCCTCCTCACCGGAACCGTCCGCGAGGCCATCGCCTACGGCCGGCCCGACGCCACCGACGCCGAGATCCACGCCGCCGCCCGCACCGCCCAGGCCCACACCTTCGTCACCGCCCTGCCCGACGGCTACGCCACGGTCCTCGGCGAACGCGGCGCCCTGTCCGGCGGACAGCGCCAGCGCCTCGCCCTCGCCCGCGCCCTCGCCGCCACCCCCCGCGTCCTCTTCCTCGACGACGCCACCTCCGCCGTCGACGCCCGCGTCGAGCAGCGCATCCACGACGCCCTGCGCGACCGGGCCGGGGACCGCACCACCCTGATCGTCGCCCGCCGCCGCTCCACCCTCGCCCTCGCCGACCGGATCGCCGTACTCGACCACGGCCGGATCGTCGACCACGGCACCCACCACGAACTCGCCGCCCGCTGCCCGCTCTACCGCACGATCCTCCAGCACGAGCCGGCCACGGCCCCGGGTGACGAAGCCGCCGCCCCGCCGCAGGCCCCCGCCGGGCACGGGAAGCGCCCCGCGCCCACCATCCCGAAGACCGCCACCGCCCCGCACTCCGCGGCCGCGCGCATGCAGGCCCGCGTCGCGGCGCTGCCGCCGGCCCTCGACCTCCCCGGCGTCGACGAGGCGGCGGCCGCCCGCGACCCCCGGACCCACGGCGACGGAGAGTTCGGACTGCGCCACCTGCTGCGCGGCCACCGCCTGCCGCTCGCCCTCGGCCTCGCCCTGGTCGTCACCGACGCGCTCGCCGGACTCACCCTGCCCCTCGTCCTGCGCCAGGGCATCGAGGGCGGCGCCCACCGCCTCGCCCTCGGCGTCGTCGCCACGGCCTCCCTCACCGCGCTGGCCCTCGTCCTCGCCCAGTACGCCGTCCAGTGGGCCGCGGTCCGGGTCACCGGACGCACGGGGGAGCGGCTGCTGTACGGCCTGCGCATCCGGGTCTTCGCGCACCTGCACCGCCTGGGGCTCGACCACTTCGAGAACGAGGCGTCCGGCCGCACCCTCACCCGGATGACCACCGACGTCGACTCGCTCTCCTCCTTCCTCCAGACCGGTCTGATCGGCGTCCTCGTCAGTCTCCTCACCCTGGCCGGCGTGCTCGTCGCGCTCGGCGCCGCCGACGCCGGGATGCTCCTCGTCGTCCTCGCCGTCCTCCCGCCGATCGCTCTCGCCACCGTCGTCTTCCGCCGGGCCTCCGCCCGCAGTTACGCGGACGCCCGGGAACGGCTCGCCGTCGTCAACGGAGCCCTCCAGGAGAGCGCGGCCGCCATGCGCACCGTGCAGGCGTTCCGCCGCGAGGACTCCGTCGTCACCGCCTTCGCCCGGCACAGCGACGCCTACCGGCGCGCCCGCGTCCGCGGCCAGCTCCTCTCCGCCCGCTACTTCCCCTTCATCCAGCTCCTCGCGGCCTGCGTCACCGCCGTCGTCCTCGCCGTCGGAGCGCACCGGGTGGCCGCGGGCACCATGACGGTCGGCGCCCTCGTCGCCTACCTCCTCTACCTGGACCTGTTCTTCGTCCCGGTGCAGCAGCTCTCCCAGCTCTTCGACGGCTACCAGCAGGCCCAGGTGTCCCTGCTGCGGATCCGGGACCTCCTCCGGCTGCGCAGCACCACCCCGAACGCCGCCGACGCACGCCCCGTCCGCTCCCTGGGCGGCGAACTCGTCTTCGACGACGTCGACTTCCACTACCGCGACGGCCGCCCGGCGCTGACCGGGATCCGGCTGCGCATCCCGCAGGGCCAGACCGTCGCGTTCGTCGGCACCACCGGCGCCGGCAAGTCGACCCTCGTCAAGCTCGCCGCCCGGTTCCACGACCCGACCCGCGGAACCGTCCGCGTCGACGGGACCGACCTGCGCGACCTGGACCTCACCGCCTACCGGAAACGGCTCGGCGTCGTCCCCCAGGAGCCCTACCTCTTCGCCGGAACCGTCCGCGAGGCCATCGCCTACGGCCGGCCCGACGCCACCGACGCCGAGGTCACCGACGCGGCCCGCAGGGTCGGCGCCCACGACACCCTCAGCGCCCTCGACTCCGGCTACGACCACCGCGTGACCGAAGGCGGACACAACCTCTCCGCCGGACAGCGGCAACTCGTCTCGCTGGCCCGCGCGGAACTCGTCCGCCCCGACATCCTCCTGCTCGACGAGGCCACCGCCGCCCTCGACCTCGCCACCGAGGCCCTGGTCAACCGGGCGACCGAACGCCTCGTCAGCGGCCGCACCGCCCTGATCGTCGCCCACCGCCTCAGCGTCGCCTCCCGCGCCGACCGCATCGTCGTCGTCGACGACGGCCGCATCCGGGAGGACGGCACCCACGACGAACTCCTCGCCCTGGACGGGATCTACGCCGCACTGTGGCGCGCCTCGCAGGGGCATCCACCCGCGGCGGTCCCCGCCCCGCACCCCGCAACCCTCACCCACGACTCCTACGAACGGAACGCTTCATGA
- a CDS encoding 4'-phosphopantetheinyl transferase family protein: protein MTGPDAVTVLWGPVASGERRAAHTTLLRAAAELTGSPLHRIGFAHDHGGRPRLTGDAARLHVSVSHSPGARAVALARTPVGVDIETVRPLPALDMARRWLAPADADWVGRLPAADRVPAFYWLWTQKEAVGKARGHGLARGGLTQPLPHPPHWPPPPAEDTPPALRALPGTTSAACTVLPTGTGAHVLAVAGLGAPGTPVDLRRCDA, encoded by the coding sequence GTGACCGGCCCCGACGCCGTCACGGTGCTCTGGGGCCCCGTCGCCTCCGGCGAACGGCGCGCGGCGCACACCACGCTGCTGCGCGCCGCCGCGGAGCTCACCGGAAGCCCGCTCCACCGCATCGGGTTCGCCCACGACCACGGCGGCCGCCCCCGGCTCACCGGAGACGCAGCCCGGCTCCACGTGAGCGTGAGCCACAGCCCGGGAGCCCGGGCCGTGGCACTGGCCCGGACCCCGGTCGGCGTCGACATCGAGACCGTAAGGCCGCTGCCCGCCCTCGACATGGCCCGGCGCTGGCTCGCCCCCGCCGACGCCGACTGGGTCGGCCGCCTCCCCGCGGCGGACCGGGTCCCCGCCTTCTACTGGCTCTGGACCCAGAAGGAGGCCGTCGGCAAGGCCCGCGGCCACGGACTCGCCCGCGGCGGGCTCACCCAGCCGCTGCCCCACCCCCCGCACTGGCCGCCGCCCCCCGCCGAGGACACGCCACCCGCCCTGCGGGCCCTGCCCGGCACGACCTCGGCCGCCTGCACGGTCCTGCCCACCGGCACCGGCGCGCACGTCCTCGCGGTCGCCGGACTCGGCGCCCCGGGCACCCCGGTCGACCTGCGCCGCTGCGACGCATGA